In Paenibacillus hexagrammi, the following are encoded in one genomic region:
- a CDS encoding zf-HC2 domain-containing protein, giving the protein MNCREALPLMHEYLDGDLQGSEAKALKEHLIACTACHTLFRELERTDAIVKSLPSVRASDDLSARIMNSLPPLKKRSSWMEWVRRHPAVSVAAVFAVVMFGSFMSMWNDDQQLMVKGTDLQNVVIQGDTVIVPKGHTVNGDLVVQGGKLEVEGDVTGDLTVIDGSLNLASTAHISGQVTKVDEAVSWVWYKMNEFFTVFSK; this is encoded by the coding sequence ATGAATTGTAGAGAAGCCCTCCCGCTCATGCATGAATACCTGGATGGTGATTTGCAAGGATCAGAGGCCAAGGCGCTGAAGGAGCATTTGATCGCTTGTACGGCATGCCATACGTTATTCAGAGAACTGGAGAGAACAGACGCAATCGTCAAGTCGCTGCCATCTGTGCGGGCATCGGATGATTTATCAGCTCGGATCATGAACAGTCTTCCTCCATTGAAAAAGCGAAGCTCTTGGATGGAATGGGTACGAAGGCATCCAGCGGTTTCGGTTGCAGCTGTTTTCGCTGTTGTTATGTTCGGAAGCTTCATGTCCATGTGGAACGATGATCAGCAGCTAATGGTCAAAGGAACCGACTTACAGAATGTCGTGATTCAAGGAGACACGGTTATTGTCCCTAAAGGACATACCGTAAATGGCGATCTCGTTGTCCAAGGGGGAAAGCTCGAAGTCGAAGGCGATGTAACGGGAGATTTGACTGTCATTGACGGCTCTTTGAATCTGGCTTCAACCGCACATATTTCCGGGCAAGTCACGAAGGTTGATGAAGCAGTGAGCTGGGTATGGTACAAGATGAATGAGTTTTTTACTGTATTTTCAAAATAA
- the cdaA gene encoding diadenylate cyclase CdaA, with product MRWSSLDEGKLFSRSSSEEDQDVNKRISEVIRAANYLAKRKIGALIVFEKETGLSDYVESGIGLESKISAELLINIFIPNTPLHDGAVIVRQGQLMAAGCYLPLSENPFISKELGTRHRAAIGMSEVSDAMCIIVSEETGQISLTMNGHIVRDIKEESLISKLFEELKPKAKTKEKNPFLKWRGRSNG from the coding sequence GTGCGTTGGAGCAGCTTGGACGAGGGGAAATTATTTAGCCGATCCTCCTCCGAGGAAGATCAAGATGTCAATAAACGAATAAGTGAAGTCATTAGGGCTGCCAATTATTTGGCCAAGCGTAAGATTGGAGCTCTGATTGTGTTCGAAAAAGAAACCGGACTAAGCGATTACGTAGAATCTGGAATTGGTTTAGAAAGCAAGATCAGTGCGGAGCTGTTGATCAATATATTCATTCCGAATACACCGCTGCATGACGGGGCTGTTATTGTGCGTCAAGGGCAGTTGATGGCGGCAGGCTGCTATTTACCGCTGTCAGAGAATCCCTTTATTAGCAAGGAGCTAGGAACCAGACATCGAGCTGCGATCGGCATGAGTGAAGTGTCGGATGCGATGTGTATCATCGTTTCAGAAGAAACCGGACAGATTTCATTAACGATGAATGGACATATTGTGAGAGATATTAAAGAGGAATCACTGATTAGCAAATTGTTCGAGGAATTAAAGCCTAAGGCGAAGACAAAAGAGAAGAACCCTTTCTTGAAATGGAGGGGGCGTTCTAATGGATAA
- a CDS encoding DMT family transporter: MARWVSIILVIIGASSYGLLSSFIKMAYGQGFGDGQITPAQMVVGTFFVWILVLFHKPSWQNPFKGPWIKLGLIGIFGLALTTIFLNIAISELKASLSIILLFQFTWMTIAMDCIANRRLPRKAELLAILLIIVGTLLSVNILETELRQISMRGILFGILSALTYSLFLFFTGQVKSTLPPLMKSAVMVTAAIPVLFCIYPPTVFFQPDGGKLLLWGLLLGLLGQVVPTIAFNIGIPRIGSSLSAMLGSIELPVAVIAAYLIIGEPVTGLQWLGMGLILVGIVISENKS, from the coding sequence ATGGCACGATGGGTATCTATTATTTTGGTAATCATAGGTGCTTCAAGCTATGGGCTGCTTTCTTCTTTTATAAAAATGGCTTACGGACAAGGGTTCGGAGACGGGCAAATTACACCGGCCCAAATGGTTGTAGGTACTTTTTTTGTGTGGATCCTCGTCTTATTTCATAAACCTTCCTGGCAAAATCCGTTCAAAGGTCCGTGGATCAAGCTCGGGCTTATAGGTATTTTTGGGTTAGCGTTAACGACTATCTTTTTAAATATTGCGATATCTGAATTAAAAGCATCACTTTCGATCATATTGCTGTTTCAGTTTACATGGATGACCATTGCCATGGATTGTATTGCGAATCGGAGATTACCAAGAAAAGCGGAGCTCCTGGCCATTCTCCTCATTATCGTCGGTACTCTGCTCTCTGTGAATATCTTGGAAACGGAGCTGCGGCAGATCAGTATGAGGGGGATCCTTTTCGGTATTTTGTCGGCCTTAACATACAGTTTATTTCTGTTTTTTACTGGGCAGGTGAAAAGCACGCTCCCACCTTTAATGAAATCGGCGGTGATGGTAACCGCGGCAATTCCAGTTCTGTTTTGCATCTATCCGCCAACAGTATTTTTTCAGCCAGATGGAGGTAAGCTGCTGCTCTGGGGGCTTTTGCTTGGCTTGTTAGGGCAAGTGGTACCGACAATCGCTTTTAATATAGGCATTCCTCGTATCGGTAGTTCTTTGTCGGCAATGCTTGGATCGATTGAGCTCCCCGTAGCTGTAATTGCGGCATATCTGATTATCGGTGAACCTGTAACTGGCTTGCAATGGCTTGGAATGGGACTTATTTTAGTAGGAATTGTAATTTCTGAAAACAAATCCTGA
- the glmM gene encoding phosphoglucosamine mutase codes for MGKYFGTDGVRGVANTGLSPELAYKIGRCGGYVLTSQAQHPKVVIGRDTRISGPMLEAALVAGLLSIGVQVIRIGVVSTPAVAYLTKKLGADAGVMISASHNPVEDNGIKFFGGDGFKLLDETELEIEKLIDAEVDQLPRPVGGEIGTVTDDLEAKFAYLEFLKSTVSSSFQGFKVVLDCANGSAYELAPKVFRDLGAEVITIGAEPNGRNINDNCGSTHPEKLREEVVKHGAAIGLAFDGDADRLIAVDETGAEVDGDYILSICGDALNRDGKLNHSTIVTTVMANIGFFKGIEKAGLKALQTAVGDRYVMEEMRKGGYNLGGEQSGHVIFLDYISTGDGILTAIQLMDTIVKSGRKLSELKSIMRKYPQILVNVRVVDKSKLKDNAKIEEAIRKVEDELGDNGRVLVRPSGTESLIRVMAEGPDKDQVEAYVNDIAKVIQEELV; via the coding sequence ATGGGGAAATATTTTGGTACAGATGGAGTTCGGGGTGTAGCCAATACAGGCTTGTCGCCTGAGCTCGCATATAAAATCGGCCGCTGCGGGGGTTATGTGTTAACCTCCCAGGCCCAGCATCCTAAGGTTGTCATCGGGAGAGACACTCGAATTTCGGGTCCGATGCTGGAAGCCGCGCTAGTGGCAGGTTTGCTCTCTATTGGAGTGCAAGTCATTCGAATTGGTGTTGTCAGTACGCCGGCCGTAGCTTACTTAACGAAGAAATTGGGGGCAGATGCAGGGGTTATGATCTCCGCTTCCCACAACCCTGTTGAAGATAATGGGATTAAGTTTTTTGGCGGGGATGGGTTTAAACTTCTGGATGAAACTGAACTAGAAATCGAAAAATTAATCGATGCAGAGGTCGATCAGCTGCCAAGACCTGTAGGCGGGGAAATTGGAACTGTAACCGATGATCTGGAAGCGAAGTTTGCTTATTTAGAATTTTTGAAATCTACAGTATCGAGTTCTTTCCAAGGATTCAAAGTGGTGCTTGATTGCGCAAATGGTTCAGCATACGAGCTTGCTCCGAAGGTATTCCGAGATCTAGGTGCAGAAGTTATCACCATCGGGGCAGAGCCAAATGGTCGCAACATCAACGACAATTGCGGTTCTACCCATCCGGAGAAGCTTCGTGAAGAGGTAGTGAAGCATGGCGCGGCGATCGGATTAGCGTTCGACGGTGATGCTGACCGCTTAATTGCTGTGGATGAGACGGGTGCCGAGGTAGACGGCGACTATATTCTGAGCATTTGCGGCGATGCGCTTAACCGTGACGGCAAGCTGAATCACAGCACCATTGTAACGACTGTAATGGCCAATATCGGATTCTTCAAAGGCATTGAGAAGGCCGGCTTAAAGGCTCTGCAAACGGCTGTAGGCGATCGTTATGTGATGGAAGAGATGCGCAAGGGAGGATACAATCTCGGAGGAGAGCAGTCCGGTCATGTTATTTTCCTGGATTATATCTCAACTGGTGACGGGATCCTAACTGCCATTCAGCTGATGGATACCATTGTGAAGTCTGGTCGTAAGCTTAGTGAACTGAAGAGCATTATGCGCAAGTACCCGCAAATTCTGGTAAACGTCCGTGTTGTGGATAAAAGCAAGCTGAAGGATAATGCTAAGATTGAAGAAGCGATTCGCAAAGTAGAAGACGAGCTTGGCGATAACGGCCGCGTGTTGGTTCGTCCTTCTGGTACGGAATCCTTGATTCGTGTCATGGCTGAAGGGCCGGACAAGGATCAAGTGGAAGCTTACGTCAATGATATTGCCAAAGTCATTCAGGAAGAGCTTGTATAA
- a CDS encoding CdaR family protein, with protein MDKWLRNTNVVRVIALMIGILLWVVVHMEETNVSGTTLLRDREETINNVAITAKYDESHFYLSTMDPGNVQIILRGKEAAVKKVTTSNNYKIELDLTQVTEGDHYLPVKPVGFPSDIDVEVIPKTVHVVIEELQMKEVPVVINVKGTPAADLKAGQPIIKPNKVYITAPTGKLDQIENVRGDVSVDKAQSAVTKQVRLQAFDKDGKEIAVEMNPPVVDVEIPITSPFQTIPLQLKVTGEPAKGFAISSITQTPDKVTVYGTQDVVDRLEFYQGPQISVQDIRETKDYSLDIPLRNKVTQLDPAKVTVHVEVVPSVTKPITNIQLTIVGQNENYDTKVVVPETGQIEMTVEGAPAIMDQIKVQDIQAIVDVSNLPPGKHELNVTFNLPTYVKKGAPQDIKATVEISEKTPQQAASP; from the coding sequence ATGGATAAATGGTTGCGTAATACGAATGTAGTGCGGGTTATCGCGCTTATGATTGGGATTCTTCTATGGGTTGTTGTACATATGGAAGAGACGAATGTTTCCGGCACCACGTTACTCAGGGATCGGGAAGAAACGATTAATAATGTGGCTATAACGGCTAAGTATGATGAGAGTCACTTTTATCTGTCCACAATGGATCCGGGGAATGTCCAAATCATTCTTAGAGGAAAAGAAGCAGCAGTGAAAAAGGTGACGACCAGTAATAATTACAAGATCGAGCTGGATCTGACCCAGGTAACGGAGGGAGACCATTATCTGCCTGTTAAGCCTGTTGGGTTCCCTTCCGATATTGATGTGGAAGTCATTCCGAAGACGGTACATGTGGTCATTGAAGAGCTTCAAATGAAGGAAGTACCAGTCGTGATAAATGTGAAAGGGACACCTGCAGCAGACTTGAAGGCGGGCCAGCCTATTATCAAGCCTAATAAGGTGTACATCACTGCGCCAACAGGCAAGCTGGACCAAATCGAGAATGTCCGCGGCGACGTATCGGTCGATAAGGCACAATCCGCTGTGACGAAGCAAGTGAGACTTCAGGCTTTTGATAAAGATGGCAAGGAGATTGCGGTGGAGATGAACCCTCCTGTCGTGGATGTGGAGATCCCCATTACGAGCCCGTTCCAAACCATTCCTCTACAGTTGAAGGTTACAGGTGAACCGGCTAAAGGGTTCGCGATTTCTTCCATTACGCAGACACCGGACAAGGTCACCGTCTACGGAACTCAGGATGTCGTGGACAGACTGGAGTTTTATCAAGGGCCTCAAATATCCGTTCAGGATATTCGAGAGACGAAGGATTATTCACTGGACATCCCGCTTAGGAATAAAGTAACTCAGTTGGATCCGGCGAAGGTCACGGTGCACGTAGAGGTTGTACCTTCTGTAACCAAGCCTATTACGAATATTCAGCTTACAATCGTCGGGCAAAATGAAAATTACGATACGAAAGTGGTTGTGCCCGAAACGGGACAGATTGAAATGACGGTAGAAGGCGCTCCTGCGATTATGGACCAAATCAAGGTTCAGGATATCCAAGCCATTGTGGATGTCAGCAATCTGCCGCCTGGTAAGCATGAATTGAATGTAACCTTCAATCTTCCTACTTATGTGAAGAAAGGCGCTCCACAAGACATTAAAGCAACTGTAGAAATCAGCGAGAAAACACCACAACAAGCGGCAAGTCCGTGA
- the sigW gene encoding RNA polymerase sigma factor SigW translates to MNFVEARLAKLARNGDRAAFAELVELYKDKIFHLAYRMLNNKQEAEDAVQETFLRVYTNLHRYDENQKFSTWIFRIGTNLCIDKLRRRKNTYSLDAEMPEGEGSDYYSMLPSNEATPEKQVIVSETQEQIRQAIDTLPEKYKSVVILRYLHDMSLQEIGDVLNMPVTTIKTRVHRGREYLRKRLEQNEQLSI, encoded by the coding sequence GTGAATTTTGTAGAAGCACGATTGGCGAAATTGGCCAGGAACGGAGATCGGGCGGCTTTTGCTGAGCTAGTAGAGCTCTATAAAGATAAGATCTTTCACTTGGCTTACCGAATGCTGAACAACAAGCAGGAAGCCGAAGATGCGGTGCAGGAAACATTCCTGCGGGTATACACCAATTTACATCGATATGATGAGAATCAAAAGTTTTCTACTTGGATATTTCGAATCGGCACTAATCTATGTATCGATAAGCTGCGTAGAAGAAAGAACACCTACTCACTGGATGCAGAAATGCCTGAAGGTGAAGGGTCAGACTACTACTCCATGCTTCCTAGCAATGAGGCAACACCCGAGAAGCAGGTGATCGTATCGGAAACGCAGGAGCAGATTCGTCAAGCTATCGATACATTGCCGGAGAAATACAAGTCTGTGGTGATCCTGAGATATTTACACGATATGTCACTACAAGAAATCGGCGATGTCCTGAATATGCCTGTCACCACGATCAAAACCCGCGTTCATCGAGGACGAGAATACTTACGTAAGAGGCTTGAACAAAATGAACAACTTTCCATCTAA